A window of Dehalococcoidia bacterium contains these coding sequences:
- a CDS encoding branched-chain amino acid ABC transporter permease, whose product MFQAFVIQALVTGGVYALLAVGFSLIFGVARMVNLAHTSFLMLAAYGMFYTTYRLGLDVFTAILISLVATVVIGLVSYKLFIDRIREHEVTVMLITLALATIFQECMVLAFGAHFREAPTLIPGFIEVLGVKISYQHLLTIAVVAVVLVAIWLLLTRTKLGIAIRATAQDTEVANLMGINVSRILFIAMGVAAGLAAIAGIVVAPLWVVYPYMWMNPLVMIMAIVVLGGLGSIKGSVIGAFIIGLVEAAVVFYLPGGAFLRGAIALLVMVILLVVRPEGLYGIVFEEERL is encoded by the coding sequence ATGTTTCAGGCCTTTGTGATACAGGCGCTGGTAACGGGTGGGGTTTATGCTCTGCTGGCAGTCGGCTTCTCCCTCATCTTCGGAGTAGCCCGTATGGTTAACCTGGCACATACATCATTTCTCATGCTGGCCGCCTACGGAATGTTCTATACAACTTACAGGCTGGGGTTGGATGTATTCACAGCCATTCTTATATCGCTGGTTGCCACGGTTGTTATCGGGCTGGTGAGCTACAAGCTGTTCATTGACAGGATACGGGAGCATGAAGTGACCGTTATGCTGATTACGCTTGCGCTTGCCACCATCTTCCAGGAATGCATGGTTCTGGCTTTCGGCGCACATTTCAGGGAGGCGCCCACGCTCATCCCGGGTTTTATCGAAGTGCTGGGTGTCAAGATCTCGTATCAGCATCTGTTGACGATCGCTGTTGTTGCGGTGGTGCTGGTAGCCATATGGTTACTGCTGACCAGGACAAAACTGGGCATCGCCATCAGGGCTACCGCCCAGGATACCGAGGTGGCCAACCTGATGGGCATCAACGTTTCACGCATACTGTTCATTGCGATGGGCGTCGCTGCAGGATTGGCGGCTATCGCCGGCATCGTGGTGGCGCCGTTGTGGGTCGTTTACCCATATATGTGGATGAACCCGCTGGTTATGATCATGGCAATCGTTGTGCTGGGAGGTTTGGGCAGCATTAAGGGCAGCGTGATCGGCGCTTTTATCATAGGGCTGGTTGAGGCGGCGGTGGTTTTCTACCTGCCCGGTGGCGCATTCCTGCGCGGGGCCATCGCCCTGCTGGTCATGGTGATACTGCTGGTGGTCAGGCCCGAGGGACTTTACGGTATAGTCTTCGAAGAGGAGAGACTATAG
- a CDS encoding ABC transporter ATP-binding protein, which yields MLEVNNVTVRYDTAMVLDDASVHVKEGELVGLVGPNGAGKTTLLRAIVGLINWEKEVLKGTRDEDITFTGTVEFDGKRIEKLQASEIAKLGLLLCPERGRPFVEMSVEDNLLAGAYLCKNKKDVSASLTKVYSLFPRLKERQKQISGTLSGGERQMLAIGRSLMRQPKFMLVDEPSSGLAPKLKEDLFKRVEEIYHDLGVTILLAEQDVSFTFALSVRNYVMSRGHIIAEGTAKELLKDETVRKTYLGL from the coding sequence TTGCTTGAGGTAAACAATGTAACCGTGCGCTACGACACGGCCATGGTGCTGGATGACGCCAGCGTCCACGTCAAAGAGGGTGAACTGGTCGGGCTGGTCGGCCCCAATGGGGCCGGTAAAACAACCCTGTTGCGGGCCATAGTCGGATTGATCAACTGGGAAAAGGAAGTGCTTAAAGGGACCCGGGATGAAGATATCACCTTTACCGGCACTGTGGAATTCGATGGCAAGCGCATCGAAAAACTGCAGGCTTCGGAGATCGCCAAACTGGGCCTGCTGCTTTGCCCTGAGCGCGGCCGGCCGTTCGTGGAAATGAGCGTCGAGGATAACCTGCTGGCCGGCGCTTATCTGTGCAAGAACAAGAAAGACGTAAGCGCCAGCCTTACCAAAGTTTACTCGCTTTTTCCCAGGCTCAAGGAGAGGCAGAAACAGATATCCGGCACGTTATCGGGCGGGGAACGCCAGATGCTGGCTATCGGCAGGTCGCTCATGCGCCAGCCCAAGTTCATGCTGGTGGATGAGCCTTCCAGCGGCCTTGCTCCCAAGCTGAAAGAGGACCTTTTCAAGCGGGTCGAGGAGATTTACCACGACCTTGGTGTAACTATCCTTCTCGCCGAGCAAGACGTGAGCTTTACCTTCGCGTTATCGGTCAGGAACTACGTCATGTCGAGGGGACATATCATAGCTGAGGGAACAGCTAAAGAACTGCTTAAAGACGAGACCGTCAGAAAGACCTACCTTGGTCTGTAA
- a CDS encoding ABC transporter ATP-binding protein, with translation MSAFFEVENVTKHFGGLVAVNNVSFQVAQDEIVGLIGPNGAGKTTLIRCLLGILKPDSGTIRFKGEDITKRRPWEIVQRGMVGTFQVVKPFRHLPIIANVMVGCLCPRISKRGEWVKRAEIKARDALEFVGIADLALEPASILSHGDLKRLEVARAIATEPELMLLDEPFGGLNPAETELVARSIKRLHKGGRFGRLHSEGPAMLIIEHKLSELMKIVDRVIVLNFGEVLAQGTPEEISKDKGVIEAYTGKEVLIA, from the coding sequence ATGTCAGCCTTTTTCGAAGTGGAGAATGTAACCAAGCACTTCGGCGGCCTCGTTGCCGTGAACAACGTGAGTTTCCAGGTGGCGCAGGATGAGATCGTCGGCCTGATAGGCCCCAACGGCGCCGGCAAGACAACCCTTATACGCTGCCTGCTGGGAATTCTCAAGCCGGACTCCGGCACGATCCGATTCAAGGGTGAGGATATAACCAAGCGCCGCCCCTGGGAGATCGTTCAGCGCGGAATGGTAGGCACATTTCAGGTGGTCAAGCCCTTCCGTCACCTGCCAATCATAGCCAATGTCATGGTCGGCTGCCTCTGCCCCAGGATCAGCAAACGCGGCGAATGGGTCAAAAGGGCCGAGATTAAAGCTCGTGACGCCCTGGAATTCGTGGGCATTGCCGATCTTGCACTCGAGCCCGCCTCCATATTATCGCACGGCGACCTCAAGCGTCTGGAAGTGGCCAGGGCCATCGCTACCGAGCCGGAACTGATGCTGCTGGATGAGCCCTTCGGAGGCCTGAACCCGGCGGAAACCGAGCTGGTGGCCCGTTCCATTAAGCGGCTGCACAAGGGCGGGCGTTTCGGACGGCTGCACAGCGAGGGCCCGGCCATGCTCATCATAGAACACAAACTCAGCGAGCTGATGAAAATCGTGGATAGGGTGATAGTGCTGAACTTCGGCGAGGTGCTTGCGCAGGGTACGCCCGAGGAGATATCCAAGGACAAGGGGGTCATCGAAGCGTATACAGGCAAGGAGGTGCTCATTGCTTGA
- a CDS encoding AMP-binding protein has translation MSNKDIYEARPWLKFYAKGVPADVVIPEKSVVQTIDETTEKFKDKTAVIFYGQKISYRELRDQIDRFATALCDLGVKKGDKVALLLLNSPQFIIAYFGALKAGAIVTAISPVYVSPEIKHQILDSGATTIVCQDILWENVERAGVKLDRVILTNIAEYLPALKKFLGKSMLRAVYQKMSAPPPEIFKREGFYQLQELLKKYPPKPPKIEFDIHEDLVSLPYTGGTTGLPKAAMITHFDLVAAQHIAQIFWGDIVQQGKEVVIGYLPFYHIYGQSVVMSGSMTQGYTLVIFTTPDLDDILNAIESYGATIFYSVPALFEVLRDYHRTDRVNWKKLKVLVSGADALLEDTARGWEKRTGVKIHEGWGMTETTSVGIVSPYGRPKIGSFGVPMSGCVAGILDPAKNEFLPLGETGELAFKGPQIAKGYWNKPEDTKLMFVQIDGETWVRTGDLARMDEEGYFYFYDRKRDMIKYKGLAVFAREVEEVLTGHPQVKEAGVIGVADPDVGEKVKAIVVLETEARGKVTEQDILVYTMERLAHYKCPKIVEFRGEVPKTDVGKVSRRELREEDL, from the coding sequence GTGTCCAATAAAGACATCTATGAAGCGAGGCCGTGGCTGAAGTTCTATGCGAAAGGTGTCCCGGCCGACGTAGTCATCCCTGAGAAATCGGTAGTCCAGACCATAGATGAAACGACCGAGAAATTCAAAGACAAGACGGCTGTCATATTCTACGGCCAGAAAATAAGCTACCGGGAGCTGCGGGACCAGATCGACAGGTTCGCTACAGCACTCTGCGACCTGGGGGTCAAGAAGGGCGACAAGGTGGCTCTGCTTCTCCTCAACTCACCGCAATTTATAATAGCCTACTTCGGTGCGCTCAAGGCCGGGGCAATTGTTACTGCCATCAGCCCTGTATACGTAAGTCCCGAGATCAAGCACCAGATACTTGACAGCGGCGCTACCACCATCGTCTGTCAGGATATTCTGTGGGAAAACGTGGAAAGGGCCGGGGTCAAGCTGGACCGGGTTATACTGACCAATATCGCCGAATACCTGCCGGCATTGAAGAAGTTCCTGGGCAAAAGCATGCTGCGCGCCGTATACCAGAAGATGTCGGCCCCGCCTCCGGAGATATTCAAACGGGAGGGGTTCTACCAGTTACAGGAACTGCTTAAAAAGTACCCACCCAAGCCTCCCAAGATCGAGTTTGACATCCATGAGGACCTTGTCTCCCTGCCCTACACCGGCGGCACCACAGGCCTGCCCAAGGCCGCCATGATTACACACTTCGACCTGGTCGCAGCACAGCACATCGCGCAGATATTCTGGGGAGATATAGTTCAGCAGGGTAAGGAGGTGGTCATCGGTTACCTGCCCTTCTATCATATCTATGGCCAGTCGGTGGTTATGTCAGGTTCCATGACGCAGGGCTATACACTTGTGATATTCACGACACCTGACCTCGATGATATCCTCAACGCCATCGAAAGCTACGGGGCAACTATTTTCTACAGCGTCCCGGCGCTGTTTGAAGTGCTGCGCGATTACCACAGGACGGATCGCGTCAACTGGAAAAAGCTGAAGGTCCTTGTATCGGGCGCCGACGCGCTGCTGGAAGATACGGCCAGGGGATGGGAGAAACGCACCGGCGTTAAAATACACGAAGGCTGGGGCATGACCGAGACCACCTCGGTGGGCATAGTCAGCCCCTACGGCAGGCCCAAGATCGGCTCATTCGGGGTTCCGATGTCAGGCTGTGTGGCCGGCATCCTGGATCCCGCTAAAAATGAATTCCTGCCTTTGGGTGAAACAGGCGAGCTCGCCTTTAAAGGCCCGCAGATAGCCAAGGGCTACTGGAACAAGCCCGAGGATACCAAATTGATGTTTGTGCAGATAGATGGGGAGACCTGGGTTAGGACAGGCGACCTCGCCAGGATGGACGAGGAGGGATATTTCTATTTCTACGACAGAAAGAGGGACATGATCAAATATAAAGGTCTGGCCGTCTTCGCCCGCGAGGTGGAGGAGGTACTGACAGGTCATCCGCAGGTTAAAGAGGCTGGCGTGATCGGTGTAGCCGATCCCGACGTGGGAGAGAAGGTTAAGGCTATTGTGGTACTTGAGACGGAGGCCAGGGGAAAGGTGACTGAACAGGACATCCTCGTATATACCATGGAACGGCTGGCCCACTATAAGTGTCCAAAGATCGTTGAATTCAGGGGCGAGGTTCCCAAGACCGACGTCGGCAAGGTATCAAGGCGCGAACTCAGAGAGGAGGATCTCTAA
- a CDS encoding SDR family oxidoreductase produces MANSYQPLIGKVALVTGAGGGIGKAVVLKLAEAGADILMCDKKTDSLQGLADEVKKTGRKAVWTGTDMGVIEDVNKLIDKAKTDFGGVDILVNCAAVSPFFGPVLQADERLWDKIMSVNLKGPFFLSLGIAKLMIENKKPGNIINIASAGGMRPDPMLAVYAISKAGMIHMTRMLATELGPYSIRCNSISPSFIRTRFSQPIWGVPEILDIAVKQIPLGRIGEPDEVAKVVVFLASDDSSYVNCENIVVTGGMFAG; encoded by the coding sequence ATGGCAAACAGTTATCAACCCCTTATCGGAAAGGTAGCTCTGGTGACCGGCGCCGGGGGAGGCATCGGTAAAGCAGTGGTTCTCAAGCTCGCTGAAGCAGGTGCGGATATTCTAATGTGCGACAAAAAGACCGACAGCCTGCAGGGACTGGCGGATGAGGTAAAGAAAACTGGCAGGAAAGCCGTCTGGACCGGCACCGACATGGGCGTGATAGAAGATGTCAATAAGCTTATCGACAAGGCCAAAACCGATTTCGGAGGGGTGGATATACTGGTCAATTGCGCGGCGGTAAGCCCCTTTTTCGGCCCCGTGCTGCAGGCCGACGAGAGACTGTGGGATAAGATCATGTCGGTCAACCTCAAGGGCCCCTTCTTCCTTTCTCTCGGCATAGCCAAATTGATGATCGAAAACAAAAAGCCCGGCAATATTATCAACATCGCATCTGCCGGCGGTATGCGTCCCGATCCCATGCTCGCCGTCTATGCTATCAGCAAGGCGGGTATGATCCACATGACCAGGATGCTGGCCACCGAGCTCGGCCCCTACAGCATCCGCTGCAATTCCATCTCTCCTTCATTTATACGTACCCGCTTCTCGCAGCCTATCTGGGGCGTCCCTGAAATACTTGATATAGCTGTCAAGCAGATACCCCTGGGACGCATCGGCGAGCCCGATGAGGTAGCCAAGGTAGTTGTTTTCCTGGCCTCGGACGATTCGAGCTATGTGAACTGTGAAAACATCGTGGTGACCGGAGGTATGTTCGCCGGATAA
- the rpmE gene encoding 50S ribosomal protein L31, which translates to MKEKIHPKYFPDATVTCSCGNSFTTGSTRQTLRVELCNKCHPFFTGEQKIIDTAGRVERFNKKYKREKKA; encoded by the coding sequence ATGAAAGAGAAAATCCATCCCAAGTATTTCCCCGATGCCACGGTGACCTGCTCGTGCGGCAACAGCTTCACCACAGGGTCCACCAGGCAGACGCTCAGGGTTGAGCTGTGCAATAAATGCCATCCTTTCTTCACGGGCGAGCAGAAGATCATCGATACAGCGGGCCGCGTGGAGCGCTTCAATAAGAAATACAAGAGGGAGAAAAAGGCCTGA
- a CDS encoding DUF1385 domain-containing protein: MKKEKPFYYGGQAVMGGVMIRGRNNTSIAVRRMDGGIEVSTRPLATLYKGKWREVPLVRGVIALIETVVLGTGALMYSAQVSTETEQEKITPGMIWGSVIMGVVLAVALFFVLPLLAARLLDPFISSAFLSNVIEGVIRIILFIVYLAVIGRMKDIREIFAYHGAEHMSVNAYEAGAPLEVAAVMKYSTAHTRCGTSFLLVVLVLAIAVFALLGRPPIWISIASRILLLPVIAALSYELIKLEARYNNNRFVHWLLLPGLWLQAMTTRRPTDSQLEVAITAMEKALETDRLTAVPDTVR; encoded by the coding sequence ATGAAGAAAGAGAAGCCCTTTTACTACGGCGGCCAGGCTGTGATGGGAGGCGTGATGATTCGCGGCCGCAACAACACCTCCATCGCAGTTCGCAGGATGGACGGAGGCATCGAGGTCAGCACCCGGCCGCTGGCCACGCTGTACAAAGGCAAATGGCGCGAGGTCCCGCTGGTCCGGGGAGTGATAGCCCTGATAGAAACGGTGGTGCTGGGCACAGGTGCCCTGATGTACTCAGCGCAGGTATCAACGGAGACTGAGCAGGAGAAGATAACACCGGGCATGATCTGGGGCAGCGTGATCATGGGCGTTGTTCTTGCAGTGGCGCTCTTCTTTGTCCTGCCTCTGCTGGCAGCCAGGCTGCTGGACCCCTTCATAAGCTCGGCGTTTCTCAGCAACGTTATCGAAGGTGTGATCCGCATTATCCTCTTTATCGTCTATCTCGCTGTCATAGGACGTATGAAGGACATCCGCGAGATTTTCGCCTACCACGGCGCCGAACACATGTCCGTCAACGCCTACGAGGCAGGAGCGCCGCTTGAAGTGGCCGCCGTGATGAAGTATTCCACCGCTCATACGCGCTGCGGCACCAGCTTCCTGCTGGTAGTCCTGGTTCTGGCCATCGCCGTCTTCGCCCTGCTGGGCCGTCCTCCCATCTGGATCAGCATTGCCTCACGCATCCTGCTACTGCCCGTCATAGCAGCCCTCAGCTACGAGCTGATCAAACTGGAAGCCCGATACAACAACAATCGCTTCGTCCACTGGCTGCTACTGCCCGGGCTCTGGCTGCAGGCCATGACCACGCGCCGGCCGACGGACAGCCAGTTAGAAGTGGCCATAACGGCCATGGAAAAAGCTCTCGAGACCGATCGCCTGACCGCCGTTCCCGACACAGTCCGCTGA
- the rplU gene encoding 50S ribosomal protein L21: MSNSYAIVESGGKQFRVRAGQVINTELLHVESGKDVELSRVLMIADGDEVVIGTPEVQGAKVIARCLEEGKARKIIVFRYKNKVRERRKTGHRQPYTRLLITEIVKPGGKSPKKATRAKAVSGGDN; encoded by the coding sequence ATGAGCAATTCTTATGCAATCGTTGAGAGCGGCGGCAAACAGTTCAGGGTCAGGGCCGGACAGGTCATTAACACCGAGCTTCTTCACGTCGAGTCAGGCAAAGATGTGGAGCTTAGTCGGGTACTGATGATAGCCGACGGCGATGAAGTCGTAATAGGCACCCCCGAGGTCCAGGGCGCAAAAGTGATCGCCAGATGCCTTGAGGAAGGCAAAGCCCGCAAGATCATTGTATTCCGCTACAAGAACAAAGTACGTGAGCGCCGCAAGACCGGACACCGCCAGCCTTACACCAGGCTGTTGATCACGGAGATCGTTAAGCCGGGCGGCAAATCACCGAAAAAAGCCACCAGAGCAAAGGCAGTCAGCGGAGGTGACAACTAA
- a CDS encoding branched-chain amino acid ABC transporter permease, which yields MLRRLFKDIQGDIFAIPGRLIAFIFLITLFFIPLLTQESYILFILILVNIFVIFAVSWDFISGYTGQINFGHAFFFGVAAYTAALLSKNLGLQPWATIPIGAIAATAAGVLMCLPALRLRGPYLSLVTLAMPLILLGVIKAFPDFTGGEHGISGLPALAGSRTVEYYIALVAMIASVFIMWKLVDAKSGFVRIGIILHAIREDEIAARATGINTIRYKLLAFIIGGFFAGLAGGLYAHFLRIAGPATLDLMLSFQAIIWTVFGGIVSIYGAVVGVYILFPLMELLRQFGVPVWPGSDIMFSDLRFLIFSFLVIIILLFMPEGFAVWVRDKLERECPRCKLSNASWRRDCRACGAELH from the coding sequence GTGTTAAGGAGGCTGTTTAAGGATATACAGGGCGATATATTCGCCATACCCGGCAGATTAATAGCGTTCATCTTTTTAATAACGCTGTTTTTTATCCCCCTTCTTACCCAGGAATCGTACATATTATTTATACTCATCCTCGTCAACATCTTCGTAATTTTTGCAGTAAGCTGGGATTTCATCTCCGGCTATACCGGACAGATCAATTTCGGCCACGCATTTTTCTTCGGTGTTGCGGCGTATACGGCGGCGCTGCTGAGCAAGAACCTGGGGCTACAACCCTGGGCGACCATACCTATAGGAGCGATAGCAGCTACAGCGGCCGGCGTACTGATGTGCCTTCCCGCCCTCAGGTTGAGGGGCCCGTATCTGTCGCTGGTCACACTGGCCATGCCCCTCATATTGCTGGGCGTGATCAAGGCGTTCCCTGATTTCACCGGCGGCGAGCATGGCATATCCGGCCTGCCGGCCCTGGCCGGCTCCAGGACGGTCGAATATTATATAGCGCTGGTCGCAATGATTGCCTCCGTGTTCATCATGTGGAAGCTGGTTGATGCCAAGAGCGGTTTTGTCAGGATTGGCATCATCCTGCACGCCATCCGCGAGGATGAGATCGCCGCCCGTGCCACGGGAATCAACACAATTCGCTATAAATTGCTGGCCTTTATTATTGGCGGCTTCTTCGCCGGTCTGGCCGGAGGGTTATATGCACATTTCCTCAGGATTGCAGGCCCAGCCACGCTGGATCTCATGCTCTCATTCCAGGCCATTATATGGACGGTCTTCGGGGGCATAGTCAGTATTTACGGGGCCGTGGTGGGGGTTTATATACTGTTTCCCCTGATGGAGCTGCTGCGCCAGTTCGGTGTACCTGTCTGGCCGGGCTCCGATATCATGTTCTCCGACCTGCGTTTCCTGATCTTCTCTTTCCTGGTGATAATTATCTTGCTCTTTATGCCCGAGGGATTTGCGGTATGGGTCCGGGATAAACTTGAGCGCGAATGCCCGCGATGCAAGCTTTCCAATGCATCATGGCGGCGCGATTGCAGGGCTTGTGGGGCTGAGCTCCACTAG
- a CDS encoding sugar phosphate nucleotidyltransferase yields MKVVFLCGGVGKRMFPITEDKFLLDFMGKPLLEHQVELARKAGLNNFVMVGNPDNMQHIKQIAGSITGAEFEFVVQSQPLGIADALKSAANILDGAIIVVNPNDVFDGAAYHALLDAYRSRKATSYIIGYEVSRYFPGGYLAVNGDSELTQIVEKPEPGTEPGNLVNILLHLHTDMHKLFEYIDIVKTTRDDVYECAMDGMVRHAYKIKVVRYNGFWAPIKYPWHIFDIVRYFLDSAERQIDPSLSISDRATLSGKAIIGKNVRILENAVVRGPVYIGPNTIIGNGALVREYSHIGANCVVGFSTEIKNSYTGDDCWFHSSYIGDSIIGNRCSFGAGSVTANFRFDRADIPVKYGGQRVSTGRDHFGAIIGDDCKTGINSGILPGRKVGPNSTVGSHVCLVSDLEPDMTVLNQFSHQYIKRPPAAKDTPSKQDGAGEQGL; encoded by the coding sequence ATGAAAGTCGTCTTTCTCTGCGGGGGTGTGGGCAAAAGGATGTTCCCTATTACAGAGGATAAGTTCCTGCTCGATTTTATGGGGAAACCGTTACTGGAACACCAGGTGGAACTGGCCCGAAAAGCCGGGCTGAATAACTTCGTCATGGTGGGTAATCCGGATAATATGCAACATATAAAACAGATTGCCGGGTCCATAACCGGAGCTGAGTTCGAATTCGTAGTTCAGTCACAGCCGCTGGGCATCGCCGACGCCCTGAAGTCGGCAGCCAACATTCTGGACGGTGCGATTATTGTCGTCAATCCCAACGATGTTTTCGACGGCGCCGCTTACCACGCGCTTCTGGATGCCTACCGCAGCCGGAAGGCCACGTCCTATATCATCGGATACGAGGTAAGCCGGTATTTTCCGGGGGGTTACCTCGCTGTGAACGGGGATAGCGAGCTTACGCAGATAGTGGAAAAGCCCGAGCCGGGAACTGAGCCCGGTAACCTTGTAAATATTCTCCTGCACCTTCATACCGATATGCACAAGCTTTTTGAATATATAGACATCGTTAAAACCACGCGTGATGACGTCTACGAATGCGCTATGGACGGCATGGTCAGGCACGCCTATAAAATTAAAGTGGTCAGGTACAATGGTTTCTGGGCTCCCATCAAATACCCGTGGCATATCTTTGACATAGTCAGGTACTTCCTCGACTCGGCTGAACGACAGATCGATCCGTCGCTCTCTATATCGGATCGGGCAACTTTATCCGGCAAAGCAATAATAGGCAAAAACGTGCGTATACTTGAGAATGCTGTGGTGCGAGGACCGGTTTACATCGGCCCTAACACGATAATAGGCAACGGCGCGCTGGTCAGGGAGTACAGCCACATCGGCGCAAATTGTGTGGTCGGATTTTCTACTGAGATAAAAAACTCCTATACCGGCGATGACTGCTGGTTTCACTCATCGTATATAGGTGATTCCATTATCGGCAACCGCTGTTCATTCGGGGCGGGCAGCGTAACGGCCAATTTCCGCTTTGATCGGGCGGATATACCGGTCAAATACGGAGGTCAAAGAGTATCAACCGGCAGAGACCATTTCGGTGCTATCATCGGAGATGACTGCAAGACTGGTATTAATTCAGGCATCCTGCCCGGACGCAAGGTCGGTCCCAACTCCACCGTAGGATCGCATGTCTGTCTTGTCAGCGACCTTGAACCCGATATGACAGTGTTGAATCAATTCAGCCACCAGTATATCAAGAGACCTCCCGCGGCAAAGGATACACCCTCGAAACAGGATGGGGCCGGGGAGCAGGGCCTTTGA
- a CDS encoding ABC transporter substrate-binding protein, whose translation MKRFFLISFVSILIIALVLPACAPQQKDVIKVGVIGPMKFLEGEHHWMGAQMARDEINAAGGVNLNGKMYQIELIKADSNEILSPTDAASAMERLLTVDKPNFVVGGFRTEGVFPMQEVAMNYKTIFINCGAATRSLQMKVAENYDRYKYFFKGTPYNEYYLVNSDFLMLGMVAGALKKQLNITDKLRVAIVAEKLTWADAMVKTAEATIPKMGMEVTGVWRPSDTATDVNAELTAIAATNPHIIFPTFSGPVGVTFSKQAGEMQIPAAIVGIVVEAQKFGFWEATGGKGNYVMTLNTYAPGIAITDKTKPFFENFEKKFGQPPAYTAATYDAIYIMKGAIEKGQTLDADLLVPIIEKTDYQGTSGRVMYYGMDFDEKKFQAPHDLVYGPGYVTGIGIEWIDGKQVGVWPALGVGSGGWEKVDYPGIQPYVINPTVVQKFSQPAAPAATQ comes from the coding sequence ATGAAACGCTTTTTCCTTATTTCTTTTGTCAGTATCCTTATTATTGCTCTTGTGCTGCCTGCCTGCGCGCCGCAACAAAAAGATGTTATCAAGGTGGGTGTAATCGGCCCCATGAAGTTCCTTGAAGGGGAACATCACTGGATGGGTGCGCAAATGGCCCGAGATGAGATCAACGCTGCGGGCGGCGTGAATTTAAACGGGAAGATGTACCAGATAGAATTGATCAAGGCGGATTCGAACGAGATCCTCAGCCCCACGGACGCCGCCTCGGCCATGGAGAGGCTGTTGACCGTAGACAAGCCCAATTTTGTAGTTGGCGGCTTCAGGACAGAGGGTGTCTTCCCCATGCAGGAAGTAGCCATGAACTACAAGACGATCTTCATCAACTGCGGCGCAGCCACGAGGTCCCTGCAGATGAAGGTCGCGGAAAATTATGACCGTTACAAGTATTTCTTCAAGGGCACACCTTACAACGAGTATTATCTGGTCAATTCGGATTTCCTCATGCTCGGCATGGTGGCAGGCGCCTTGAAGAAGCAGTTGAACATCACCGACAAGCTCAGGGTCGCCATAGTGGCAGAAAAACTTACCTGGGCGGACGCCATGGTGAAAACCGCTGAAGCAACCATACCCAAGATGGGCATGGAAGTAACCGGCGTGTGGAGGCCGTCCGACACCGCTACTGACGTGAACGCTGAGCTGACGGCAATAGCAGCCACCAATCCTCACATTATATTCCCCACCTTCTCAGGCCCGGTGGGAGTGACCTTCAGCAAACAGGCCGGCGAGATGCAGATACCTGCTGCGATAGTGGGTATCGTGGTGGAAGCTCAGAAGTTCGGGTTCTGGGAGGCTACGGGAGGTAAGGGCAACTACGTCATGACGCTGAATACCTATGCTCCCGGTATTGCCATAACGGATAAGACCAAACCGTTCTTCGAGAATTTCGAGAAAAAATTCGGGCAACCCCCCGCATACACCGCTGCAACCTATGATGCCATCTATATCATGAAAGGTGCCATCGAGAAGGGGCAGACTCTTGACGCAGACCTGCTGGTTCCCATAATCGAAAAGACTGATTACCAGGGCACATCCGGCAGGGTCATGTACTACGGCATGGATTTCGACGAGAAAAAATTCCAGGCGCCGCATGACCTGGTTTACGGCCCGGGCTATGTTACCGGCATCGGTATTGAATGGATTGACGGCAAACAGGTTGGCGTATGGCCGGCTCTCGGAGTCGGGTCCGGAGGATGGGAGAAAGTGGATTATCCCGGAATCCAGCCCTACGTTATCAATCCGACTGTAGTGCAGAAATTCAGTCAACCGGCGGCTCCGGCTGCAACTCAGTAA
- the rpmA gene encoding 50S ribosomal protein L27: MAHKKGGGSTRCGRDSKSKRLGVKRYGGQAVHSGTIIVRQRGTRIHPGTNVGCGRDYTLFATVDGIVKFEHHTKNKKRVSVYPGQQ, translated from the coding sequence ATGGCTCACAAGAAAGGCGGCGGCAGCACGCGCTGCGGCCGTGACAGCAAATCCAAGCGCCTGGGAGTCAAACGCTACGGCGGGCAGGCGGTGCACAGCGGCACTATTATCGTCAGGCAGCGCGGCACCAGGATTCATCCCGGCACTAATGTTGGCTGCGGCAGGGACTACACTCTCTTTGCCACGGTCGATGGCATAGTTAAATTCGAGCACCATACCAAGAACAAGAAAAGGGTCAGTGTTTACCCGGGACAGCAATAA